One genomic window of Cricetulus griseus strain 17A/GY chromosome 3, alternate assembly CriGri-PICRH-1.0, whole genome shotgun sequence includes the following:
- the Znf367 gene encoding zinc finger protein 367 isoform X3: MGFGDQDGIRRGRPRADTVRDLINEGEHSSSRIRCNICNRVFPREKSLQAHKRTHTGERPYLCDYPDCGKAFVQSGQLKTHQRLHTGEKPFVCSENGCLSRFTHANRHCPKHPYARLKREEPTDTLSKHQSADNKAAAEWLAKYWEMREQRTPTLKGKLVQKADQEQQDPMEYLQSDEEDDEKSGAQRRLQEQRERLHGALALIELANLTGAPLRQ; this comes from the exons GATGGAATCCGACGTGGTAGACCCAGAGCAGACACTGTCCGGGATTTAATAAATGAAGGAGAGCATTCGTCCAGCAGGATCCGCTGTAACATCTGCAACAGGGTATTTCCGAGGGAGAAGTCACTCCAGGCTCACAAAAGGACTCATACAG GTGAGAGACCGTATCTGTGTGACTATCCAGATTGTGGAAAAGCCTTTGTTCAGAGTGGACAGCTCAAAACACATCAACGTCTTCACACCGGAGAGAAGCCTTTTGTCTGTTCAGAAAATG GCTGCCTAAGCAGATTCACCCATGCAAACCGCCACTGTCCAAAGCACCCCTATGCCAGGCTGAAGAGAGAAGAGCCAACAGACACACTCAGCAAACATCAGTCTGCAGACAACAAGGCTGCTGCTGAGTGGCTGGCAAA GTACTGGGAGATGAGAGAGCAACGCACCCCCACTCTGAAAGGCAAGCTAGTTCAGAAGGCTGATCAGGAGCAGCAGGATCCGATGGAGTACCTCCAATCTGATGAAGAGGACGATGAGAAGAGTGGCGCCCAGCGCCGGCTGCAGGAGCAGCGAGAGCGGCTGCATGGGGCCCTGGCACTCATTGAGCTTGCCAACCTGACAGGGGCACCACTCCGCCAGTAG